DNA from Candidatus Paceibacterota bacterium:
ACGTGGCGAAGTCCTTGAACGTCGGGCCCGCCGGATTGCGCGTGTAGCCGCCCGCTCGGAAATCCCCCGGCCCCCAGCCCTTGCGCGTGCTGCCGATCCTGTAGCCCGCTTGCTCGAGCAGCCGGGTGTAAACCGGATACTTCCTCGGCAGGAAACCCCAGAGACAGCTTCCTTCTTCGAGCCGATGCAGGTATTGCCCCGTCAGCATCGCCGCCCGCGACGGCGTGCAGGAGGACGCGGCGCTGAAGCAGCAGTTGAACCGCGCGCCCTCGCGGGCGAGGCGGTCGAAAGTTGGCGTTCGGACGACCCGGTCGCCATAGGCCCCGGCGTGGGGCCAGGACCAGTCGTCGGCCAGGCAGTAGAGGATGTTCGGGCGGGTGTCCGCCGCGGCAACCGCCAGGGCGCCAGCCAGCAGCAGGAGCGAAATGAGAGAATAGCGTCCGATCAGCATAGAGAGCATGTTAGCGGGTTCCGCGCTGGGCCAGGATCAAATCGCGCACGCCCTTCGGATCGGGGATGGACTTGATCTGTTCCGCGCCTTCGGCGCTGGCGGCGGTGGAGATGGTGAGGGTGCCGATGCCGACGATGCGCTGCAGGAAACTCTGGTCAATGTCAATGGACCGGATATCGCGTGGGTTGTAGTCCTGGTAGCACTTCGACAATATGCCCCGCTCCAGGGTGATGCGCTCAGGGTAAATGCGCAGCACCGTTGAGGCCCGGCGCACCCATGCAACAATGGGTGGTATGATCAGCCAGAAGAAGAAGAAGTGCCAGAAGAAACCCCACCACGACGGGCGGACTTCCGCCAACATCTCCGTGAATTCCGGGCCGGGGCTGGCCGCGCCTGGCGCCGGCTGGCGGGCGAGCTTTTCGGCCACCGGGTAGCCGCAGTTGGGGCAGGTGTGCGCCTCTGTGGAAACCGGCTTCTTGCATTCCGGGCAGTCAATTAGGGGCATAAATCGTCGAAGTGTTTAGTTGCTACTTGCGGACAAGTTCTTCCAACGCGCGGGTGTGAATGGCGCGTGCGACCGCCCCAAAACACACCAGCAGCACCCGTTCAATCGAGGGATTCCCCTCCAGGAACTGCTTGGTTTCACGCACGGCAATGTGGGCGGCGCGTTCCCTTGGGAAGCCATAGGCCCCGGTGCTGATGGAGGGAAAGGCGATGGTGCGGATGCCTTTTTGCACGGCCAGTTCGAGGCAGCATTGATAGCAGCTCGCCAGCAGCTCGCTTTCGCTGTGCTCGCCGCCATGCCAGACCGGGCCGACGGCGTGAATGACCCACTTGGCCGGCAGCCGGTAGCCGTTGGTGATCTTTGCCCGGCCGGTCGCGCAGCCGCCCAAAGTCCGGCATTCGGCGAGCAGTTCCGGTCCGGCAGCGCGATGAATGGCGCCGTCCACGCCCCCGCCCCCGAGCAGGGTTGTGTTGGCGGCGTTGACAATGGCATCCACCGATTGCTTCGTAATGTCGCCCTCGACCACTTCAATCCGGTTCAAGTTTGCTGCGCTGCTCATGCCTTCCTTCCGTGCACCTGGTGTTTCGGATGTAACTTGTCTAACCATGTGATTCCCGTAACGGTTTGGCAAGAACGGTAAGGCGCAGCTTGCTGTGGCGTTCGGACACACTCCGCGTTATAAAGGAGACAATGAAACGCCGTTGCACCCTGCTGTTGGCCCTGTTTGCAGCCCTTGTTCCGGTCAGCCTCCCGGCCGAGTCCTATGACCTGCTCATCCGTCATGGCCGCGTCGTGGACGGAACGGGCAACCCGGCCTTCTTCGCTGACCTCGCAATCAGCAACGGACGCATCGCCGCCATCGGCCGGGTTGACGGCACGGCCAGGACCGAGATTGACGCGGCGGGCCTCGTCGTTGCGCCCGGTTTCATAGACGTTCACACCCACGCCGACGAAATCGCTGAAATGCCGAAGGCGGAGAACTTCGTCCGCATGGGCGTTACTACGGTTGTGGCCGGCAACTGCGGCGGATCGAGGCTGGACCTCGCGACGTTCTTTCGCGCGATCGAGCGCACCAATGTCGCCGTGAACGTGGCCACGCTGGTGGGCTTCAACAGCGTCCGCGAGAAGGCCATGGGCGGCTCCTTTGATCGCCCACCCACCGCGCAGGAGCTCTCCGGGATGAA
Protein-coding regions in this window:
- a CDS encoding PH domain-containing protein, coding for MPLIDCPECKKPVSTEAHTCPNCGYPVAEKLARQPAPGAASPGPEFTEMLAEVRPSWWGFFWHFFFFWLIIPPIVAWVRRASTVLRIYPERITLERGILSKCYQDYNPRDIRSIDIDQSFLQRIVGIGTLTISTAASAEGAEQIKSIPDPKGVRDLILAQRGTR
- a CDS encoding O-acetyl-ADP-ribose deacetylase, whose product is MNRIEVVEGDITKQSVDAIVNAANTTLLGGGGVDGAIHRAAGPELLAECRTLGGCATGRAKITNGYRLPAKWVIHAVGPVWHGGEHSESELLASCYQCCLELAVQKGIRTIAFPSISTGAYGFPRERAAHIAVRETKQFLEGNPSIERVLLVCFGAVARAIHTRALEELVRK